One genomic region from Streptomyces sp. NBC_01431 encodes:
- a CDS encoding phosphatidylglycerol lysyltransferase domain-containing protein → MGEVRLSTTEGTNPSTARSRRSMAFAVWYLRVVTFINFLSAVWVTLGQGLRRHNTDDYFTPYLLEAGFTSGVVTLFLAVTMRRRKRAAWILNMVLGGLFFLLFAFAMAFPEIHRYAQNWISLALTAAFVLALLLGRREFYAKGDRSNPLAAVATAVGGLLVASLCAAVLVSATNTYDGADHSTFLERWRYGVMRLVFLVPDDRHTQGITTPGWVNVTINVLATLLLIAVIYAAFRNRKAVDPLTVEDEEKLRALLDKQGERDSLGYFALRREKAVIWSPTGKAAVTYRVINSVSLASGDPIGDPEAWPGAIEPWLAEARAHGWIPAVTGASEEAGQIYARHGLDALEMGDEAIVETSEFTLEGRAMRTVRQAYNRVKRAGYEVRIRRHADIPAEEMAELLRKADDWRDGATERGFSMALGRLGDPADGQCMMLECFDGEGELRALLSFVPWGPNGVSLDLMRRDRDSENGLIEFMVIELLQRAEEIKITQVSLNFAMFRSVFERGSKLGAGPVLRLWRSLLSFFSRWWQIESLYRSNAKYRPIWEPRFTLFEKSADLPRIAIASARAEGFLEAPGLPKWLHRRHLESQR, encoded by the coding sequence ATGGGAGAAGTCCGCTTGAGTACCACCGAAGGAACGAACCCGAGCACCGCCCGGTCGCGACGCAGCATGGCGTTCGCCGTGTGGTACCTGCGCGTCGTGACGTTCATCAATTTCCTGAGCGCCGTGTGGGTCACCCTCGGCCAGGGGCTTCGGCGGCACAACACGGACGACTATTTCACGCCGTACCTGCTCGAAGCCGGCTTCACCTCCGGTGTCGTCACGCTCTTCCTCGCCGTCACCATGCGGCGGCGCAAGCGGGCCGCCTGGATCCTCAACATGGTGCTCGGCGGGCTCTTCTTCCTGCTCTTCGCGTTCGCCATGGCCTTCCCGGAGATCCACCGCTACGCGCAGAACTGGATCTCCCTCGCACTGACCGCGGCCTTCGTCCTCGCGCTGCTGCTCGGCCGCAGGGAGTTCTACGCCAAGGGCGACCGCTCCAATCCACTGGCGGCGGTCGCGACCGCGGTCGGCGGCCTGCTCGTCGCATCGCTGTGCGCGGCCGTCCTGGTCAGCGCCACCAACACCTACGACGGCGCCGACCACTCCACCTTCCTGGAGCGCTGGCGCTACGGCGTGATGCGGCTTGTGTTCCTGGTCCCCGACGACCGGCACACCCAGGGCATCACCACCCCGGGCTGGGTCAACGTCACCATCAACGTCCTGGCCACCCTGCTCCTGATCGCGGTCATCTACGCGGCCTTCCGCAACCGCAAGGCGGTCGACCCGCTCACCGTCGAGGACGAGGAGAAGCTGCGCGCGCTCCTGGACAAGCAGGGCGAGCGCGACTCGCTCGGCTACTTCGCGCTGCGCCGCGAGAAGGCCGTCATCTGGTCCCCGACCGGCAAGGCCGCCGTCACCTATCGCGTGATCAACAGCGTCTCGCTGGCCTCCGGCGACCCGATCGGCGACCCCGAGGCCTGGCCGGGCGCGATCGAGCCGTGGCTCGCCGAGGCCCGCGCGCACGGCTGGATCCCGGCCGTGACCGGCGCCAGCGAGGAGGCCGGGCAGATCTACGCCCGGCACGGCCTGGACGCCCTGGAGATGGGCGACGAAGCGATCGTGGAGACCTCCGAGTTCACCCTGGAGGGCCGCGCGATGCGGACCGTGCGCCAGGCCTACAACCGCGTGAAGCGGGCCGGCTACGAGGTGCGGATCCGCCGCCACGCGGACATCCCCGCCGAGGAGATGGCCGAACTCCTGCGCAAGGCCGACGACTGGCGCGACGGCGCCACCGAGCGCGGCTTCTCCATGGCGCTCGGCCGGCTCGGCGACCCCGCCGACGGCCAGTGCATGATGCTCGAATGCTTCGACGGCGAGGGCGAGTTGAGGGCGCTGCTCAGCTTCGTGCCCTGGGGCCCCAACGGAGTCTCCCTCGACCTGATGCGCCGTGACCGCGACTCCGAGAACGGCCTGATCGAGTTCATGGTGATCGAACTCCTCCAGCGCGCCGAAGAGATCAAGATCACTCAGGTCTCGCTGAACTTCGCGATGTTCCGTTCCGTCTTCGAGCGCGGCTCGAAGCTCGGGGCAGGACCCGTGCTGAGGCTGTGGCGCTCGCTCCTCAGCTTCTTCTCCCGCTGGTGGCAGATCGAGTCGCTGTACCGGTCCAACGCCAAGTACCGGCCTATCTGGGAGCCGCGGTTCACCTTGTTCGAGAAGAGCGCAGACCTGCCACGGATCGCCATCGCATCCGCGCGCGCCGAAGGATTCCTGGAAGCCCCCGGCCTGCCCAAGTGGCTGCACCGCAGACACCTGGAGTCGCAGAGGTGA
- the cobT gene encoding nicotinate-nucleotide--dimethylbenzimidazole phosphoribosyltransferase, with translation MSRLNLDDFSDLIERPDNGVRRDAEERRERLTVPPGALGRLDELATWLSAAQGASPVRSVERPRVVLFAGDHGVADLGVSARPAGSAHTLVRAILDGASPVAVLARGRRVPVRVVDAGLDCDPALLPEDVVRHRVRRGSGRIDVEDALTVEEAEAAVRLGVRIADEEADSGTDLVVLGDVSVGGTTPAAVLIAALCGTDASVVTGRGGAGIDDLAWMRKCAAIRDALRRARPVLGDQLELLAAVGGADLAATTGFLLQCAVRRLPVILDGVVASACALVAQRAAFRAPEWWLAGQLSGEPGQAKALDRLALNPLLDHGVTVGEGTGALLALPLVQAAAALAAELPERTDRRTESPEESSDE, from the coding sequence ATGAGCAGGCTGAACCTGGACGACTTCTCCGATCTGATCGAACGCCCCGACAACGGTGTGCGCCGGGACGCCGAGGAACGCCGGGAGCGGCTGACCGTGCCGCCCGGCGCGCTCGGCCGGCTCGACGAACTGGCCACCTGGCTCTCGGCGGCTCAGGGCGCCAGCCCGGTCCGGTCCGTCGAGCGGCCCCGCGTGGTCCTGTTCGCGGGCGACCACGGCGTGGCCGACCTTGGCGTCTCCGCCCGCCCGGCGGGCTCCGCGCACACACTCGTACGCGCGATCCTGGACGGCGCGAGCCCGGTCGCGGTGCTCGCCCGGGGCCGGCGCGTGCCGGTCCGCGTCGTCGACGCGGGTCTTGACTGCGATCCCGCGCTGCTGCCCGAGGACGTCGTACGCCACCGGGTGCGGCGCGGCAGCGGGCGCATCGACGTCGAGGACGCGCTGACCGTCGAGGAGGCGGAGGCGGCCGTGCGGCTCGGGGTGCGGATCGCCGACGAGGAGGCCGACTCCGGCACCGATCTCGTGGTGCTCGGCGACGTCAGCGTCGGCGGCACCACCCCCGCCGCGGTGCTCATCGCGGCGCTGTGCGGGACGGACGCCTCGGTGGTCACCGGGCGCGGCGGCGCCGGGATCGACGATCTGGCGTGGATGCGCAAGTGCGCGGCGATCCGGGACGCGCTGCGCCGGGCCCGGCCGGTTCTCGGCGACCAGCTGGAACTTCTGGCCGCGGTGGGCGGCGCGGACCTTGCCGCGACCACCGGTTTCCTGCTGCAGTGTGCGGTGCGCAGACTGCCGGTGATCCTGGACGGGGTCGTCGCGTCAGCCTGCGCGCTGGTGGCTCAGCGGGCGGCCTTCCGGGCTCCGGAATGGTGGCTCGCGGGCCAGTTGAGCGGCGAGCCGGGCCAGGCGAAGGCGCTGGACCGGCTGGCGCTCAACCCTCTGCTCGATCATGGCGTCACAGTGGGCGAAGGAACCGGGGCACTGCTCGCTCTTCCCCTCGTACAAGCCGCGGCCGCCTTGGCCGCGGAGCTGCCCGAGCGCACCGACCGGCGCACGGAGAGCCCAGAGGAGAGCAGCGACGAGTGA